In Luteitalea sp. TBR-22, one genomic interval encodes:
- a CDS encoding putative quinol monooxygenase: MVQLLVRLVAAPGTVPDVVGALRAVMRPAQQARGCSFAGVYTSAVESGRLLYVEEWDDASELSRQFGTARFHRLLELLEIAADPPDVEFRMVSETRGLEYMSGPPPGTALGPG, translated from the coding sequence ATGGTGCAACTGCTCGTCAGGCTCGTGGCGGCGCCGGGCACGGTGCCCGATGTCGTCGGAGCGCTCCGGGCGGTGATGCGGCCCGCGCAACAGGCGCGCGGCTGCAGTTTCGCCGGCGTCTACACGTCGGCGGTCGAAAGCGGACGGCTCCTCTACGTGGAGGAGTGGGACGACGCAAGCGAGTTGTCGCGGCAGTTCGGGACCGCGCGGTTTCATCGGTTGCTCGAACTGCTGGAGATCGCGGCCGACCCTCCGGACGTGGAATTCAGGATGGTCTCGGAAACCCGCGGACTCGAGTACATGTCCGGCCCACCGCCTGGCACGGCACTCGGGCCCGGCTGA